One genomic window of Corticium candelabrum chromosome 9, ooCorCand1.1, whole genome shotgun sequence includes the following:
- the LOC134184866 gene encoding uncharacterized protein LOC134184866 has translation MLSHEFVISIRLWLGIKMFPSPPTSILCTCRQHIDPFGDHLISCGTGPERTRRHNALAEVIFQALLVENKDVVKEVRCSGSDESRPGDVFHPDFLEGKPAYFDITVRNSLQPLYVTKAAVRAGAAAEAGEEQKDTRHEANVLATGGLFYPLVLETLGFWSPFSIKTLKAIASKTSAVSGIRFHQAFQNLTQQLSVQLWKYNARMLFRRIQLEVQDIDSWDIPTVA, from the coding sequence ATGCTTTCTCATGAGTTTGTCATTtctatacggctctggttaGGGATTAAGATGTTTCCCTCTCCTCCAACTTCGATCCTGTGCACTTGTCGTCAACACATCGATCCTTTTGGAGATCACCTCATCAGCTGTGGTACAGGTCCAGAACGCACCAGAAGACACAACGCATTGGCAGAAGTCATTTTCCAGGCGTTATTAGTTGAGAATAAAGACGTGGTAAAGGAAGTGAGATGCAGTGGTAGTGACGAAAGTCGTCcaggtgatgtttttcatcctgacttttTAGAGGGCAAACCAGCTTATTTCGACATAACAGTCAGAAACTCATTGCAGCCATTGTACGTGACAAAAGCAGCAGTAAGGGCTGGGGCAGCAGCTGAAGCAGGTGAAGAACAGAAGGACACACGTCACGAAGCAAACGTTCTGGCAACAGGTGGTCTTTTTTACCCCTTGGTATTGGAAACATTGGGTTTCTGGTCTCCGTTCAGCATTAAAACGTTAAAAGCTATTGCATCTAAAACTTCAGCTGTCAGCGGAATTCGATTCCATCAAGCTTTCCAGAATTTGACGCAACAACTTTCGGTACAGTTGTGGAAATACAATGCAAGGATGTTGTTCAGAAGAATTCaacttgaagtacaggacattgatagttgggatatacccACCGTAGCGTAG